The following coding sequences lie in one Isoptericola variabilis 225 genomic window:
- a CDS encoding NUDIX hydrolase family protein, with amino-acid sequence MTDTAEFPPDDEFYQRDPDPAGWLTPEDLAAVRAQLPLLYVDAVPVRVDDSGDVVAVGLLLRVNSMGTMTRALVSGRVLYHERVRDALLRHIEKDLGPVALPRVPASPQPFTVAEYFPTPGITPFHDPRQHAVSLAYVVPVAGDCRPQQDALDLAWLTPEEACSDTVQAEMVNGQGALVRQAMAWVGRLG; translated from the coding sequence GTGACCGATACCGCCGAGTTCCCGCCCGACGACGAGTTCTACCAGCGGGACCCCGACCCGGCCGGGTGGCTGACGCCCGAGGACCTCGCGGCCGTGCGCGCCCAGCTGCCGCTGCTGTACGTGGACGCGGTGCCCGTGCGGGTCGACGACTCGGGCGACGTGGTCGCCGTCGGGCTGCTGCTGCGCGTGAACAGCATGGGCACCATGACGCGCGCGCTCGTCTCGGGCCGCGTGCTCTACCACGAGCGGGTGCGCGACGCGCTGCTGCGCCACATCGAGAAGGACCTGGGCCCCGTGGCGCTCCCCCGTGTGCCCGCGTCGCCCCAGCCGTTCACGGTCGCCGAGTACTTCCCGACGCCCGGGATCACGCCGTTCCACGACCCGCGCCAGCACGCGGTCTCGCTCGCCTACGTCGTGCCCGTCGCGGGCGACTGCCGGCCGCAGCAGGACGCGCTCGACCTCGCGTGGCTCACGCCCGAGGAGGCGTGCAGCGACACCGTGCAGGCGGAGATGGTCAACGGCCAGGGCGCGCTCGTGCGTCAGGCCATGGCGTGGGTGGGCCGCCTGGGCTGA
- the trxA gene encoding thioredoxin yields the protein MATVELTDATFEQTVKDNDIVLVDFWAEWCGPCRMFAPVFEASSEKHPDVVHAKLDTEAQQQIAAAAGITAIPTLMAFREGIMVFNQAGALPGPALEQLVEAVKGLDMDDVRQQIAAAGNGAPRS from the coding sequence ATGGCCACCGTCGAGCTCACCGACGCGACCTTCGAGCAGACCGTCAAGGACAACGACATCGTCCTCGTCGACTTCTGGGCGGAGTGGTGCGGCCCGTGCCGCATGTTCGCCCCCGTCTTCGAGGCCTCGAGCGAGAAGCACCCCGACGTCGTGCACGCCAAGCTCGACACCGAGGCGCAGCAGCAGATCGCCGCCGCCGCGGGCATCACCGCCATCCCGACGCTCATGGCGTTCCGCGAGGGCATCATGGTGTTCAACCAGGCCGGCGCGCTGCCCGGGCCCGCCCTCGAGCAGCTGGTCGAGGCCGTCAAGGGCCTCGACATGGACGACGTCCGTCAGCAGATCGCCGCCGCCGGCAACGGCGCGCCGCGGAGCTGA
- a CDS encoding peroxiredoxin, producing MTRLAVGDTAPDFTLPAVVPDGDGRAAGEFSLAAALAEPGRAGVVVYFYPAAMTPGCTTEACDFRDSLASLQAAGYAVVGVSPDDLDALQKFSERDALTFPLAADTEHEVLEAYGAWGEKKNYGKTYVGVIRSTVVVGADGKVAVAQYNVKATGHVARLRKTLGLD from the coding sequence GTGACCCGTCTCGCCGTCGGCGACACCGCCCCCGACTTCACCCTGCCCGCCGTCGTGCCCGACGGCGACGGCCGCGCCGCCGGAGAGTTCTCGCTCGCCGCGGCGCTCGCCGAGCCCGGCCGCGCCGGCGTCGTCGTGTACTTCTACCCGGCCGCCATGACGCCCGGCTGCACCACCGAGGCCTGCGACTTCCGCGACTCGCTCGCGTCGCTGCAGGCCGCGGGCTACGCCGTCGTCGGCGTCTCCCCCGACGACCTCGACGCGCTCCAGAAGTTCTCCGAGCGCGACGCGCTGACCTTCCCGCTCGCGGCCGACACCGAGCACGAGGTGCTCGAGGCGTACGGCGCGTGGGGCGAGAAGAAGAACTACGGCAAGACGTACGTCGGCGTGATCCGCTCTACCGTCGTCGTGGGCGCCGACGGGAAGGTCGCCGTCGCACAGTACAACGTCAAGGCCACGGGCCACGTCGCCCGCCTGCGCAAGACCCTCGGCCTCGACTGA
- a CDS encoding co-chaperone GroES has translation MTSAASRAASASAGAASKPLPVRMLHDRLLVQPEVDSSERQSSAGLVIPATAAGPKRLAWAVVVAKGEHVRQVAVGDRVLFDPEDRAEVDLGGTDYVLLRERDVHGVAEAEEDAQATGLYL, from the coding sequence GTGACTTCCGCAGCATCCCGCGCGGCCTCGGCGTCCGCCGGCGCCGCCAGCAAGCCTCTGCCCGTCCGCATGCTCCACGACCGCCTGCTCGTGCAGCCCGAGGTGGACTCTTCCGAGCGACAGTCGTCGGCCGGGCTCGTGATCCCCGCGACGGCCGCGGGGCCCAAGCGCCTCGCCTGGGCGGTCGTCGTGGCCAAGGGCGAGCACGTGCGCCAGGTGGCGGTGGGCGACCGGGTGCTGTTCGACCCCGAGGATCGCGCCGAGGTCGACCTCGGCGGCACCGACTACGTGCTCCTGCGCGAGCGCGACGTCCACGGCGTCGCCGAGGCGGAGGAGGACGCCCAGGCCACGGGCCTCTACCTTTGA
- a CDS encoding acyl-CoA dehydrogenase family protein, producing MTGDEATRTDPTDLLALDAQLSDDERATRDRVRALVDAHVRPHVARWFADAVFPRELVPVLGEAGLLGMHLEGYGCAGRSAVEYGLAMAEVEAADSGIRTFVSVQGSLAMSAIAKHGSEEQKQHWLPRMATGEAIGCFALTEPTAGSDPAGMRTRAVRDGDTWVIDGAKRWIGLASVADVAVVWAKVTEDDAGDGRERVRGFLVPTSTPGFRATPIEPKLSLRASVQCDVALDGVRVPADAILPHNPGLRGPFACLDEARYGIAWGAAGAARDCLEVALAYAQQREQFGRPLAAFQLTQAKLVEMALEVSRAQLLALHLGRLKDAGRLEPHQVSAGKLSNVRAALDVARTARTILGGNGVTLEHSPMRHAANLESVRTYEGTDEVHTLVLGRHLTGHAAFR from the coding sequence ATGACCGGCGACGAGGCCACCCGCACCGACCCGACCGACCTGCTCGCGCTCGACGCCCAGCTGTCCGACGACGAGCGCGCGACGCGCGACCGCGTCCGGGCGCTCGTGGACGCCCACGTCCGCCCGCACGTGGCGCGCTGGTTCGCCGACGCCGTCTTCCCGCGCGAGCTCGTGCCTGTGCTCGGCGAGGCCGGGCTGCTCGGCATGCACCTCGAGGGCTACGGCTGCGCCGGCCGCTCCGCGGTCGAGTACGGCCTCGCGATGGCGGAGGTCGAGGCCGCCGACTCGGGGATCCGCACGTTCGTCTCGGTCCAGGGCTCGCTCGCGATGTCGGCGATCGCCAAGCACGGGTCGGAGGAGCAGAAGCAGCACTGGCTGCCGCGCATGGCGACGGGCGAGGCGATCGGCTGCTTCGCCCTCACCGAGCCCACGGCGGGCTCGGACCCGGCGGGCATGCGCACGCGCGCGGTGCGCGACGGCGACACCTGGGTCATCGACGGCGCCAAGCGCTGGATCGGGCTCGCCTCGGTCGCCGACGTCGCGGTCGTCTGGGCCAAGGTCACGGAGGACGACGCGGGGGACGGGCGCGAGCGCGTCCGCGGGTTCCTCGTGCCGACGTCGACGCCCGGCTTCCGCGCGACGCCGATCGAGCCCAAGCTCTCGCTGCGCGCGTCGGTCCAGTGCGACGTCGCGCTCGACGGCGTGCGCGTGCCCGCGGACGCGATCCTGCCGCACAACCCTGGGCTGCGCGGACCGTTCGCGTGCCTCGACGAGGCCCGGTACGGCATCGCGTGGGGCGCGGCCGGCGCGGCGCGCGACTGCCTCGAGGTCGCGCTCGCGTACGCGCAGCAGCGCGAGCAGTTCGGACGCCCGCTCGCCGCGTTCCAGCTCACGCAGGCCAAGCTCGTCGAGATGGCGCTCGAGGTGAGCCGCGCGCAGCTGCTCGCGCTGCACCTCGGCCGCCTCAAGGATGCCGGACGCCTCGAGCCGCACCAGGTCTCGGCCGGCAAGCTGAGCAACGTGCGGGCGGCGCTCGACGTCGCGCGGACCGCGCGCACGATCCTCGGCGGCAACGGCGTGACGCTCGAGCACTCACCGATGCGGCACGCCGCGAACCTCGAGTCCGTGCGCACCTACGAGGGCACCGACGAGGTGCACACGCTGGTGCTCGGCCGGCACCTCACGGGGCACGCCGCGTTCCGCTAA
- a CDS encoding alpha/beta hydrolase domain-containing protein: MPAPPALRTTSLALAGALLAAGLSVPAVAAPADVADPEVIGPVPITSAPGDPAHGYPFLATDYDLAAHGYVEEEFFLDGEATRYRADGVTDATVVSTGHEYRTRIVVRRPVDPAAFNGTVIAEWYNVSNQWDQEVDWFQTHEHLVRNGYAWVGVSAQRAGVHSATGLRAWSPARYGSLDLTDGGAVTDDTLSWDVFSQAVKAVRAPAGVAPLGPLEAERVVATGHSQSASRLWSYVNSVDPLAGVVDAVVLHGGGRAIRDDLDTPVFKLNSETDVAINLLGAAERQPDTDRLRTWEVAGASHGDWKLITDYGRLRLRDVGSAPGGYPGTPQTCEQPSGSRVPQHMVQATVYDHVAAWVADGTAPPSAPLLELAGAPGDVARDERGLGVGGIRLAQQEVPTRLNSGLNAGPGFCFLDGASTPVDDATLATWYPDAREHADAVVAATRAAHEAGHLHDDFAADPAWYTDVVELVGDRVDAGRVDARVGARIQDRMERALVAADAGDWQAADRWVHQAQVFAERQVGDPLAAASIVRATTAVRGVLELAVSG; this comes from the coding sequence ATGCCCGCACCGCCTGCTCTCCGCACGACCTCGCTCGCCCTCGCCGGCGCCCTGCTGGCCGCCGGCCTGTCGGTGCCCGCCGTCGCCGCGCCCGCCGACGTGGCGGACCCCGAGGTGATCGGGCCCGTCCCGATCACCTCCGCACCGGGCGACCCGGCGCACGGCTATCCCTTCCTCGCCACGGACTACGACCTCGCCGCGCACGGCTACGTCGAGGAGGAGTTCTTCCTCGACGGCGAGGCGACCCGGTACCGGGCCGACGGCGTCACGGACGCCACCGTGGTGAGCACCGGCCACGAGTACCGCACCCGGATCGTCGTGCGTCGGCCGGTCGACCCGGCGGCCTTCAACGGCACGGTGATCGCCGAGTGGTACAACGTCTCCAACCAGTGGGACCAGGAGGTCGACTGGTTCCAGACGCACGAGCACCTCGTCCGCAACGGCTACGCCTGGGTCGGCGTCTCGGCGCAGCGCGCGGGCGTGCACTCGGCGACCGGCCTGCGCGCGTGGAGCCCCGCGCGGTACGGCTCCCTCGACCTCACCGACGGCGGCGCCGTGACCGACGACACGCTGTCCTGGGACGTGTTCAGCCAGGCCGTCAAGGCGGTCCGGGCGCCTGCGGGCGTCGCGCCGCTCGGACCGCTCGAGGCCGAGCGCGTCGTCGCGACGGGGCACTCCCAGTCCGCGTCACGCCTGTGGTCGTACGTCAACTCGGTCGACCCGCTCGCGGGCGTCGTCGACGCGGTCGTCCTGCACGGCGGCGGACGGGCGATCCGCGACGACCTCGACACACCGGTGTTCAAGCTCAACAGCGAGACCGACGTCGCGATCAACCTCCTCGGCGCGGCCGAGCGCCAGCCCGACACCGACCGCCTGCGCACGTGGGAGGTCGCGGGGGCGTCGCACGGCGACTGGAAGCTCATCACGGACTACGGCCGGCTGCGCCTGCGCGACGTCGGGTCGGCACCGGGCGGCTACCCGGGCACGCCGCAGACGTGCGAGCAGCCGTCCGGCTCGCGCGTGCCGCAGCACATGGTCCAGGCCACCGTGTACGACCACGTCGCCGCCTGGGTCGCCGACGGGACCGCGCCGCCGTCGGCCCCGCTGCTCGAGCTCGCCGGCGCCCCCGGGGACGTCGCCCGCGACGAGCGCGGCCTGGGCGTGGGCGGCATCCGTCTCGCCCAGCAGGAGGTGCCGACCCGGCTCAACTCGGGACTCAACGCCGGTCCCGGGTTCTGCTTCCTCGACGGCGCGTCGACGCCCGTCGACGACGCGACCCTCGCGACCTGGTACCCGGACGCGCGCGAGCATGCCGACGCCGTCGTCGCGGCGACGCGCGCGGCGCACGAGGCGGGGCACCTGCACGACGACTTCGCGGCCGACCCGGCCTGGTACACCGACGTGGTCGAGCTCGTCGGCGACCGGGTCGACGCCGGACGCGTCGACGCGCGCGTCGGCGCCCGCATCCAGGACCGCATGGAGCGGGCTCTCGTCGCCGCGGACGCCGGCGACTGGCAGGCGGCCGACCGGTGGGTCCACCAGGCGCAGGTGTTCGCCGAGCGTCAGGTGGGCGACCCGCTCGCGGCGGCGAGCATCGTCCGTGCGACGACGGCGGTGCGGGGCGTGCTCGAGCTCGCCGTCAGCGGGTGA
- the trmB gene encoding tRNA (guanosine(46)-N7)-methyltransferase TrmB has product MPESLTTETPVPRYRTQPVSFVRRSARLTKSQQKAWDTKRDRYLVEVPRALAATSVDPAWRFDAEAVFGRCAPLVVEIGSGQGEAIVAAADAHPERDHLAVEVYTPGLAQTIVRAERCRERRGLDNLRLLQVNAAELLETALPPASADEVWVFFPDPWHKSRHHKRRLVRPSFATQVARVLRPGGVLRLATDWAEYAAHMLQVLDACEDLVNAHGRGGVAPRFEGRVLTSFERKGREAGREVTDLEYVRPS; this is encoded by the coding sequence GTGCCCGAGTCCCTGACCACCGAGACGCCCGTCCCCCGCTACCGCACGCAGCCGGTGAGCTTCGTGCGCCGCAGCGCGCGGCTGACCAAGAGCCAGCAGAAGGCCTGGGACACCAAGCGCGACCGCTACCTCGTCGAGGTGCCGCGCGCGCTCGCCGCGACGTCGGTCGACCCGGCGTGGCGGTTCGACGCCGAGGCGGTGTTCGGGCGGTGCGCGCCGCTCGTCGTCGAGATCGGCTCCGGGCAGGGCGAGGCGATCGTCGCCGCGGCCGACGCGCACCCCGAGCGCGACCACCTCGCCGTCGAGGTGTACACGCCCGGCCTGGCCCAGACGATCGTGCGCGCCGAGCGGTGCCGCGAGCGCCGGGGCCTCGACAACCTGCGGCTGCTGCAGGTCAACGCGGCCGAGCTGCTCGAGACCGCGCTGCCCCCGGCGAGCGCCGACGAGGTGTGGGTCTTCTTCCCCGACCCATGGCACAAGTCGCGGCACCACAAGCGCCGCCTGGTGCGGCCGTCGTTCGCGACGCAGGTCGCCCGCGTGCTGCGTCCCGGCGGGGTGCTGCGGCTCGCGACCGACTGGGCCGAGTACGCCGCGCACATGCTTCAGGTCCTCGACGCGTGCGAGGACCTGGTCAACGCGCACGGTCGGGGCGGGGTGGCGCCGCGCTTCGAGGGCCGCGTGCTCACGAGCTTCGAGCGCAAGGGCCGCGAGGCCGGGCGCGAGGTGACCGACCTGGAGTACGTCCGCCCGTCCTGA